The following nucleotide sequence is from Sparus aurata chromosome 22, fSpaAur1.1, whole genome shotgun sequence.
AGgtggagggatctgattggaaCGTGACGTCTTTAGGTTTCAGCAGCACAACCAATCCCACGTTGTCCCTGTCGAGGAGGGCGTCGCCGGGGCGGAAAAACTCAACGGGATTGGAGGAGAGGAGCGACAGGCGGGAGGATTTGAAGATGACAGCACAACCGTCTGGTTTTCTTCCTGTTCGCTTCTTGTACTCACACTGGTAacctgacacacacgcacgcacacacacacacacaaaggagaAAACTTCTatatgaacacaaacaataagatgcaaaaaaaagtttacaATTTTCCAATAAAACCACTTTCTTGCAGTGTTTGCAAACATGCAATACAGtggtgtatttacattttttcccaTCATATTAACGGTTGCTCGTAAagcaggcacacacagacacagacacacacagacacagacacagacacagacacagacacacacacacacacttgcatacaCACAATACCTAGTGCCTGTAGAGATGGTTTGATCTGGTTTTCATAGTGGTCCTCTTGGACCTCTTGAAGACACAGGATCTAGAAAAAGAGATCAAATCCATCAAATCTCATGTCTCCATCATTAACGCTCTTGTTTAGACTTTAGTATTTATTTAACAATATATGGTAAAAAGTATGCAGACACTTCAAAATAGTTCTGTCGACTTAATGTTTTGAGTCTCTTGGCCTAAAATAAATGGGAACTGCTCCTGCTACAGTATACAATAACTGAGTTTCATTTTTCTAATTGTCAACTTTTGAAATGTTCCAAAAATGCAAAAGTGAAACACAAGGCTACACAATCTGTAGTTTCTTCTGAAGCTTAAGAAACTGCACGGGGCTACATTTCGTGTTTCTGTcgtcaacagaacagaagaagaagagattgtGAACTCAACCTAACCATTTGTTAATCAACTGCCAATAAACCTCAGAGAGGAAGATTAAACAAAACCAGTCGCTATCTACGAGGGAATGTTGAAATAATCTAGGAATAGGAATTTTTTTGTCACCGACTCTGTGTCatcaattttatttgtttcttccctgtttcaacatgacaaTGCACCTGTGCACTAAAAACTGCTTCCCTTGCCTGCTCTGAGCCCTGACCTTAAACCTCATCCAACATCTTTGGGATGAATAATAGCAGTCACACAATCGAGTGTCCGCATACTTTTGACCATACAGTGTTTCTCATTTTGAATCCCATCTCTTGGAACTACAATCTGTTGGAGTAGCCATCTTTCTGGTGGTCTAATCCACTCACATCAGCGTTGTGCTGCTGGATCTCAGCCAGCAGGTTGGGCAGCCGGCGGTTCCACTGCAGGACGCTGGGGTGACAGTGTCGGTACAGGTAGGCGTTGTCCTGCAGAAGCTCCTGCGACAGGATGTTGTAGGACATCACTGAGAAGTCAAACGCTTTACTGTCTCCTGGTGGTTGGATGTCGGTATTGCAGCCAGGTAAAGACTCCCAGTGCCTCTGAAGAGctgaaaagaggagaggaaggggaagAGATTATAAATGTGAGCTCAGACAGAAGGTTCCATGTGCAAAtgatttttaagattttatcCTAAAGTTTAAAGTGAACTTGACCTAAAAACTGTCTAGAAGCTGAAACTAACGTAATCTGCTCAGCAAATACATTAAACAATAATGAAAAACCTCTTGAAACAAAGAGACTTCCTTTGTTTACCATCTTCCTGTTGTCTGCCAGGCAGGCAGGTTCCAGGGGGAGGAGGCTGGCTGGTGGTTCCAGCTACCTGCCACGGGTTTGGGTTTGAAGGTTGAGTGGTGCTGCAGGACCTGGAGGGAAGTCCCGGCCACTGCCCTCCATCACTACTTCTGTCCTTTAACTGCCCCTCTGGTCCTTTTGTATTCCTCTCagagcctctctgctgctctgcagcTCTCTCTTTGAACCAGGGGTTTGGTTTGCATGGGGGAACTTTATCCTGTTCAGGTTTTGATTTGGGAGTGTGTGTCCTGGACCTCGCAGTCTGTGGATCTTTATTCCCTCCTTGGTGATGTGCGCTCCACCCTCGATTTGTGGTCTCATCTCGATCACAGCTGTCTTTTCGCTGTCTGTCTTTATTCCAAGTTTTAGTCCTTTCtacatctttctctctgctgttttcCTTACGGAGACCTTTCCCAGCGTCATTGCTCCCTCGGTCTACACTTCCATCTTTAAAGCGGGGGTTTGGTCGAGGGTGGCTGTCTGTGCTGGAGTAAGAATGATGGTGCTCTCTCTTAGAGCCTCCTGTTgaccctgctgctcctcctctgtgtccttCCTTTTCGCTGAcactcctcttctcctcttcgcTCTTTCTCCGTTTGTGAGGAGGCCCCTTGTCTCTGTCGGTCCGCTCCATCAGGAGACCGACAGAGGCATAGAACGGACGCCAGCTACCGGTGCTGATGCTCCGAGGGTGTAACGTCCTACCAGAGAATGCTTGCTGGGCTGGTGGGGGAAAGAAGGGCAGTCGAGGAGGCCGGGGGGGAAATCCCCGCACCGACCACCATGGATGAGGAGCGGGGATATGGGGCCGGTAAGAGGGGGCACCACTGCTCCTGAAGCCCGCCCTGCAAAGAGCGGGACGGCTgcagggaaggaaggaggagcCGGAGGAGCTCAGCTGGCGGAGGAACATGGGGTGGCTGGGGGTAGGAAAAGGGAGCTATTAGAGGGGGGttgatgaagtgaaacaaagcCAAAACAGTTCATACACATATCAGCAACTACTTTGATAACTGATGAAGTAGTTTTTTCACCCAAAAATCTAAAACATTATGTGGTGTCAGAAATTGTAAAAAATTGGACAGAAATTGTCTGACACTTTACAGCACAATAAAGGATTCACAAGTTAAACTTGAAAATAACCAAACAATTTCATAAAGAAAGTAGTTCTTGGAAACAACCCTTTCGGTGTGAAACAGGTGAGAGTAGATCTGAAAGCAGGTGTTCAGATGCAAGAAATGACAGTATGACTGTAGAAAGTGAGCTGCAACTACtcacacatttttataaaaCTCTTTACAATTCAGTTATTGTTTGTTCTACAAAACATCCGAAAAATGGTGAAAGGTGGGTATAAACAGTTCTCAGAGGCCAGGAAGTCATCTTCAAATTTCCTTTAATTTTGAAGACCACAAAGTCTTGATGTTCACaatgagaggagacagaagaatTCATTATTAAACCTGCTATAGGATGATTTCGTCTCTGTTAATTGACAAATCTGTTCAGGTTTAGTAAACACGGACACGGGAAGTGGAGAGAAAAGTGATGGATTAATGATAGCAGAAATACAAACTACTGATAAAGAGGGATGGCATATAATAACgtgttttttctgattttataatcTTATATTAACGTATATTAACAGTTCATGCGGCAGCCGATAGCTGCTTGCTAATCGCAGAGTTCAACAGGTTTACTCAAAAGCCTTTAAGGTACTTGTTCAAAGACACTTGATTTAACACGATAATATTGCTGCATAAACGTTGCTAAAAAATAGGAGAACAAATATCAAGAGACGAGATTACGTTAGGTTTGTAGTTTGCTACTGTTGTGAAAAATATAAGTTATCAGTGCTGATTGTTTAAAAAGCATCGTTAGCTGTTTTTAGCTTCCTTGAATCTAAAAACGACTAAAATGTTCCCACTAACGTTACCTAGCTCACATTAACTTACTTCTTCCCGGGGGTGGAAGCGACATCGTTTATGTTTCGACTTCGACGCATTTATACTGATTACTATCGGCAAACATGCTGaaacttttgttttggttgggtTTAAATTGAATCCACAACAAGCAGGTTCTGCGTCCCCAACACATGACGTAACAACCAAGCGCCGCGGAAACCTGTGCTGCCTTCAAGTATTCTGGCGAAGCTCGTATTTCCgaatttttaaatttatttttttacattaaattgGTGTTTCAAATGGGGATTGACTGAAAGTGACTTGGGTTGAACGCTATGATGTTAAACAGGCTGTATACTTGTGCTACAATCAAAATTAA
It contains:
- the angel2 gene encoding protein angel homolog 2 isoform X1 yields the protein MRRSRNINDVASTPGKNHPMFLRQLSSSGSSFLPCSRPALCRAGFRSSGAPSYRPHIPAPHPWWSVRGFPPRPPRLPFFPPPAQQAFSGRTLHPRSISTGSWRPFYASVGLLMERTDRDKGPPHKRRKSEEEKRSVSEKEGHRGGAAGSTGGSKREHHHSYSSTDSHPRPNPRFKDGSVDRGSNDAGKGLRKENSREKDVERTKTWNKDRQRKDSCDRDETTNRGWSAHHQGGNKDPQTARSRTHTPKSKPEQDKVPPCKPNPWFKERAAEQQRGSERNTKGPEGQLKDRSSDGGQWPGLPSRSCSTTQPSNPNPWQVAGTTSQPPPPGTCLPGRQQEDALQRHWESLPGCNTDIQPPGDSKAFDFSVMSYNILSQELLQDNAYLYRHCHPSVLQWNRRLPNLLAEIQQHNADILCLQEVQEDHYENQIKPSLQALGYQCEYKKRTGRKPDGCAVIFKSSRLSLLSSNPVEFFRPGDALLDRDNVGLVVLLKPKDVTFQSDPSTFICVANTHLLYNPRRGDIKLAQLAILLAEIRRLNRLPDGSTNPVVLCGDFNSTPWSPLYSFLTTGCLDYRGLQISTVSGQESSPRGQRLLNCPIWSNSLGIDSQCQYRNTDESSDSPTAVEGAISNLTVEDLANKSAYDFNRPRIEHGLKLQSSYQHHLMPDGRPEVTTCHSRTAMTVDYILYTPEFNTPPSPPGGRGLHLLGRLALVGQPELEEVNGLPNHNHSSDHLPLLVRFRFRR
- the angel2 gene encoding protein angel homolog 2 isoform X3; amino-acid sequence: MFLRQLSSSGSSFLPCSRPALCRAGFRSSGAPSYRPHIPAPHPWWSVRGFPPRPPRLPFFPPPAQQAFSGRTLHPRSISTGSWRPFYASVGLLMERTDRDKGPPHKRRKSEEEKRSVSEKEGHRGGAAGSTGGSKREHHHSYSSTDSHPRPNPRFKDGSVDRGSNDAGKGLRKENSREKDVERTKTWNKDRQRKDSCDRDETTNRGWSAHHQGGNKDPQTARSRTHTPKSKPEQDKVPPCKPNPWFKERAAEQQRGSERNTKGPEGQLKDRSSDGGQWPGLPSRSCSTTQPSNPNPWQVAGTTSQPPPPGTCLPGRQQEDALQRHWESLPGCNTDIQPPGDSKAFDFSVMSYNILSQELLQDNAYLYRHCHPSVLQWNRRLPNLLAEIQQHNADILCLQEVQEDHYENQIKPSLQALGYQCEYKKRTGRKPDGCAVIFKSSRLSLLSSNPVEFFRPGDALLDRDNVGLVVLLKPKDVTFQSDPSTFICVANTHLLYNPRRGDIKLAQLAILLAEIRRLNRLPDGSTNPVVLCGDFNSTPWSPLYSFLTTGCLDYRGLQISTVSGQESSPRGQRLLNCPIWSNSLGIDSQCQYRNTDESSDSPTAVEGAISNLTVEDLANKSAYDFNRPRIEHGLKLQSSYQHHLMPDGRPEVTTCHSRTAMTVDYILYTPEFNTPPSPPGGRGLHLLGRLALVGQPELEEVNGLPNHNHSSDHLPLLVRFRFRR
- the angel2 gene encoding protein angel homolog 2 isoform X2; amino-acid sequence: MRRSRNINDVASTPGKNHPMFLRQLSSSGSSFLPCSRPALCRAGFRSSGAPSYRPHIPAPHPWWSVRGFPPRPPRLPFFPPPAQQAFSGRTLHPRSISTGSWRPFYASVGLLMERTDRDKGPPHKRRKSEEEKRSVSEKEGHRGGAAGSTGGSKREHHHSYSSTDSHPRPNPRFKDGSVDRGSNDAGKGLRKENSREKDVERTKTWNKDRQRKDSCDRDETTNRGWSAHHQGGNKDPQTARSRTHTPKSKPEQDKVPPCKPNPWFKERAAEQQRGSERNTKGPEGQLKDRSSDGGQWPGLPSRSCSTTQPSNPNPWQVAGTTSQPPPPGTCLPGRQQEDALQRHWESLPGCNTDIQPPGDSKAFDFSVMSYNILSQELLQDNAYLYRHCHPSVLQWNRRLPNLLAEIQQHNADILCLQEVQEDHYENQIKPSLQALGYQCEYKKRTGRKPDGCAVIFKSSRLSLLSSNPVEFFRPGDALLDRDNVGLVVLLKPKDVTFQSDPSTFICVANTHLLYNPRRGDIKLAQLAILLAEIRRLNRLPDGSTNPVVLCGDFNSTPWSPLYSFLTTGCLDYRGLQISTVSGQESSPRGQRLLNCPIWSNSLGIDSQCQYRNTDESSDSPTVEGAISNLTVEDLANKSAYDFNRPRIEHGLKLQSSYQHHLMPDGRPEVTTCHSRTAMTVDYILYTPEFNTPPSPPGGRGLHLLGRLALVGQPELEEVNGLPNHNHSSDHLPLLVRFRFRR